The DNA segment TAACGTCTTATTTTAAGTTATCGTGCCGATTAGATAGTCATTGAAAAAGTAATTGGACTAGGTGAGGCAAATCGATTGACTGATTGAAAATGGCTCGATTATCCTAAAAGTGATTAAGTTCGCTGAATATAGGATGTAGTTAATAACTATTTAACTATGCTTTCTTTtcaattacttattattattacaggCGAAGAATGTAGTAGAGAAAAAGTGGGTTAATTGACGTGCCATTTTATGATCGAGAGAGCGCTACTGGTTTAGGGACAAATATAAATCTTTGTTACTTAGCTTCgatctatattattttactttttattatttaatacaatctctttatattttttcatagaaattgacATGATAGCGATTGAATTCCTTGAATTGAAGGTTTAAGAAATGACACTTACctgataaaaatatcttttctacatattttaaaataaatataaaatttgaaaaggtaGTGATTACTTCTATAGTAAACATGTATAAACTTGTCAGAACTAAATACATTCATGAGAACTAATGTAATATTCAATGTATAATTCTCAGTAGGTCaagagtaaaaaatatatatttgcaaaatttatttacactaaaaaattgtataatagaaagacatatacaataattatacaCTGAGagtattattttacaaaacagTAGTTTCCTGCTTTAGAGTCagcaaatatttttttgatacACGATTGTGTAAATGTTGTAGAGTCATTAAATCATTCTCTAAGGTGTCATTTTGCTGTTCAAAATAAGTTATCAATTTTTCTAGCATTGTTGTTGCTTCTAGGTGGTTGATATCTGTTTCTTCTTGATGACATCTATCAATAAAGGAGTCTTGAATGTCATCTTCATCTTGAGTGGATAAACGTGCACTCACAATATCATCTTCTAATAATAATCGATCTGAGTTGCCATTAGTTATGGCATCCTCCAGTAAACTTTGACTACAGAGGGTCAGTTTTATACCATGTCGGGCTTTCCATCTTCCTAACCATCCTACACTTGCTGTAAAAGTAGGATCACCACCTAACTTTTTATTAAGACTCAGAGCTTTTTTTCTAAGGATAGGTCCTGACATAGGAATACCATTTTCAAGTTCTTGAATATACCACATATACAGTGCATCATCTAGTGTTACATTCTTTGCTTTTTTAATTGTTCCTCTGTTGCCTAAGCTATCCCTAGAAACCATCTTGGCACAAAAATCTTCTATCTCTTTCCTGTTTTTTTTCCAATCAGAAACAGTAGATATTCCTACTCCTAAATCAATAGCAATACTTCTCAATGGCTCACCTTTATCAATCCTGTACAAAGCTTTTAACTTCTTTGCTATGGTTACAGTCACTTTTTTCCTTTTACCTGACATGTCTGTAAATGTCAAATATCAAAAAAACACAGCACAATTCAAATAAAAACAGTTGTTAAGTTTAAATACTATTGACCTACTTGTAGCATTCCTATTTGCAGCATATTGATTAATCACACTAGCAGTgtgatatttatgatatattgAAGAATCACTCTGTTGGATCAACTATGAATACAATTAATTAGAAGAAATGagcttttaatttatatttcaagaggaatttataattgaaattaataaatctgaaaatttttGTTAGCAAGTGATTTCCGCTAAAGAGTATTCgtagttttaaaataattaatgaaaaagtaAACAAATTATATGAGTAACaaaaaatggaataaattcattccaaatatttaaacaattggaTCATATATtctccttatatatatatatattcttacaATTGTCtataaatgttaaaattgtattattttattaattaataaaccgCTAACTTATAGGTTATGTCATCTAACCTCGTTCCAACTACTTGAATGTGTCAATGAAAATCAAAGCAAATGAAGTAGTTATTTTAAAACTTTAACTCACTTTCTGttccctctttcttttctaGTACTTGAACAACTTTCACTTTaacgaaatttaattatttttacaacaCTGTTATATTTGAATTCCCACTCTAAACGTTATTTAACCAACTGGAAAGGAAAGAACATGTAGAGGCACTCTCAATTCTGCCACCAGATGGCTACCTACACTTTCGTACTACGCCGACGTATAACACTTTCTCGCTAGTACTTTCTCTTctatttatcaataattataaatatgtatcacGTCTCAACATTCTTATCAGGGTGTCTATGGCACGGGCACATGCTTTTTAAGTTAGTGCAACTGATGAGTCCTCTGACCTTAGCAGATTCTTATGAAATACacttttctcctcttccttCCATCTCTCCTTCTATCCttctatttctctttatttaaGATACCATAGTTTACTTACAAACATTTCACTCGCAACGTCTTTTATTcctcaataaaaaatattaaagatattgCACATAAAAGACTccgcacataaatagtaactcTACTTTAAGTCGCCTTTCATCAATAAAATGGGAAGACACTCTATATCGGAGCGTCGACAGCTTCTGTTTGATAAGGTGGCTCATCGAAATTCATATTGAAACGCGTCTGGATAATTCTAGTCCATTGTATTCGTATACCGGCGACGTAAATTCTTCAGTGAACTCGTGCCTCTAACTCGAGAATGAAAGGTGGCCTAATGTGGCACGTGGGAGTTTACGCGATAGTTACAAAAGGGACCGCAAGCCACGTTGTTGCGTAGATCAGAAACGCGAGTCACAGTGATGTTCTCGACTAAATGATGCACGTATGCCCATTTTCTATGAAATAACACGTTCCGTTCGGCCACATTCTCGGTAATATACAGGTAGACCGATCTGCAAGTTGTAATATACCGTATACAGCGTGGGATGTAGGAAACATAGCGGATAAGTGGAAAATTTCCAGAGATGCTAAAATATGTGTTTTAGTATAGCGGGTGAAGCAAAAATTGTTATACATTGTCTAAAatgtttctttgaaatttaGTTCAGGTTAGGTGAAATAATATGGTCTGTTAAACTGAAATgagataaagtaaaatattcaatCGTCTTAGTTAATGGATATGGAGTTTCGTGATAGGGTTTGTCAATCTTTTGATCTTAAAGACAGCCAATGAAGAATTCGCGCGAACAATTTGTGAAACATTGGTTTATCCTTTTCCTCATCTCTCGAGATCGAGAACACAGATAATTACGTAATGTAACAAGTTGCCCAATCTGTTCCGTgaaagttataatttaacaattaacGTCCGCAGGAAACGGAATGACTCACTAACATCTTGCAATTAAGGGTGTTCCTTGAACAAACTTTTCGAAAGATAAGCTGTTATTTATTCGACCTAtggaattaaaaatgtaatatggctctttcttttatttcattataaatgtcAATGACATTGTGTGGAAGAtcatgtaaaattattattctcttTCCATAATTATCGTAATAAGTATTTTCCTGTGGTTAACAGCGAGGTAGTTGTTTCTTAACTGAGCAAGAATTCAAACAGTTTGTTACAAATGGGTCATTGTGTAAACGTTATGACTCTGTACTGTGAGGTGCAATTTTTCATGAAAAGGGTCTCAAACGTTGCAAAAATATAGCGCGGTTCATTTCAGCTTCGAATTgacgaattttataatttttaagtactcaaattatagaattttcaaattttaaatactgacatttttaaatttaataatttttaagttccCAAATGTTTGAATTTGCAAATTTCTGATTATCCGAATTTTAGAATCCAAATTTTGAGATTTTCAAGTTTCTAGATATGCAACTgttggaattttcaaatttttaaataccgaaattgtagaattttcaaatttccaaatactgaaattgtagaattttcaaattttcaaatactgaaattttagaattttcaaattttcaaatattgaaattttagaattttcaaattttcaaatactgaaattttagaattttcaaattttcaaatattgaaattttagaattttcaaattttcaaatactgaaatttagaattttcaaattttcaaatattgaaattttagaattttcaaattttcaaatactgaaatttagaattttcaaattttcaaatattgaaattttagaattttcaaattttcaaattttcaaattttcaaatactgaaattttagaattttcaaattttcaaatattgaaattttagaattttcaaattttcaaattttcaaatactgaaattttagaattttcaaattttcaaatattgaaattttagaattttcaaattttcaaatactgaaatttagaattttcaaattttcaaatattgaaattttagaattttcaaattttcaaatactgaaattttagaattttcaaattttcaaattttcaaatactgaaattttagaattttcaaattttcaaattttcaaatactgaaattttagaattttcaaattttcaaatattgaaattttagaattttcaaattttagaattttcagaTCCctgaataatcaaatatttgagtacttaaattttgtaatttttggaTTCCCAAGTTCTCGGATTTTTAAAATTGTGTATAGTGCACATATTACAATTGGCGATGATTCAAGCAAGAGGGGCGAAGTAAACCGGAAAGAATCTTCCATTGCACTTCGTCAGACATCGTGATGGCATTCCTATTGAGCTTGCGGCGTGTAATGACgccgtgaaattgaaattaaatgtcGGCAACATGTGTAAACTTCTGAGAAACCAGTGATGTCATCTGGATTAACGAACTGCCAAGCGGCTAAATAAATTACAGCTCGTTCGCGATGGAACATTTCGCAATTATGTAAATATCAGCTGCACTCTTATTGCTTGCTCTAATCTACGCGGAAAATTGTCAGTATTTTGAACGCAAGCTGGgaaataattgtattttaacTGCCGGAAATAAAAATGATAGGGGTAGAACTGATCGTCTTGTAATCAAGATTAGTGATCTCGCTAATTGGCTATGATGTAAACGATGTAAATAAATTCCAGCCACATAATTTCAAAACAGTTATGCAAACTAGAGTAATTAAATTGCATTTTATCCCAACTGTTGGCTTATCAGTAAATATGACTCAGTTGTAGTAACATATAACGAGATTGGAACCATAAAAGTTATTTCAAGAAGTGATatcatatttaaattaaaatcgaatTACGTCAAACAACGTGTTTGTCTCTTACGTGAGCGGAAAGAAACTTACAAAAGACTGTCAACATTGAGTTCAAAAAATTATTATCCTATTAGATGAAACATTGAATTTAGTTAGAGATTATGAGATTCGTTTCTTCTGAGAACACTTTTTAGCAATACTCTGTAATTTTCGTACGTATTGTGTATTTGGTGTCTTACGTTCATTCACATAGTAACATCATTGTTCTACTTCCTTTAATAAAGAAACACTTCCGGTAAGGAACTGTTATACGGAACAAGTGAATGAAGGGCTCGCTTATGGTATATCGTAAAGATTATATTACTTCCTGCTCGTTAAATTTTTTCTCTATGGAACTCCGATTCTTTCACAAGATATTACTGTATAGTAAAAGAAGAATCACATACATATAATtgttatacttatatttaatttagcatagaatatttaaaaaattatatttgtaatggTATGCCTCCACAAGGAAGAAAAGATGCTGCATTCCTAGCTATTACTAGCTTCATACTGTATTTAAATCCTTGGAAATGACATTGAGTTGTCTATAAACTCCAATAATACTCATATTACTCATTTCATCACACAACTCATCAATCTAGCATAAGATAAACACATACACTGATTCGATCGCTCAGAGATATTTTTTGAAACAACTGATTTCAAATGAAAACAACATATAGATGGCACTCATACTACTACGAATAAGTTACAAAAATTATCCTGCAACTTCTCAATCTAACATGATGTAGATATACAATGTCTAGGgactttatttttcaaaacaacTAACCTCAAATGTGGAAACAACTTACATGTTCCATTCATACCATTACAAATAAGTTAGAAAAAGATTGAATACTGGAATATTCCAACAGATAACCTACATAACGATCCTGAACTACTAAATTCACGGTCAAAATGGTAGACGGCTAGCAACAAGTGCCATTGAAAAGTATAGGGTTGCAGGAGCGGATCGTTGTCGTTGGTAATGTCAGTGGGTGGCCAAATATAGACATGTCGTCATATCGTTTGAACTTGGTACAGCTTGCCACATTCTATATTTCGTCTCTCTTGGTTGCAAGTGCGTGTGTAATACATCAGATGAATATTTGTCTAGGTTTAAGTTATCAGTGTCAATAGTGTGTTGGTATGTCTTTTCGAGGTGAGTTAGGACGAGTCTCGATAATAATACGGTTCAGATTTCACCTGGTCTTCTTTGCCACGGTCTTCCCTGCTCCGTCGTTGCGTACCACGCATTTCCGGGGCAATTTCGTACTTCCTGGCAGCGATCGACCACCTTCCAAGTTCGTCGAACGCTTCATCTTCGATtcattcttcgttttcttctgaTTCATTCTTATCTTCGGTAATCTATCTTTAGTCGTTGAATTgggaaatttgtataaataaaaatatcaaaggaAGCTTGAAAGgttatttcaattattcaaagTTTAATTACTTATTTAAAAAGCCCTTTTAAAAGTTTTCGATTATTCTTGGTCTAGATAGTCTATGTTTTCTTAACTGACAAATGGACAAGATTGgtacaatataaaaattataagaatgGACGAATCATTGCGTATGAAGGAGTACAAATAATCttcgtaatataaaaaatttataatcgaTTATCTTTTTCAGTCTTGAGATGAAAAATTGCTTTTTGATACATCTTATATCTAGAACCAATGTCGAAAAATCGTTGATTCTTATTTATAGACGTTGCTGCAAATCATTGAGGTGTTTCTGTAGCTGTTTCGAGGTGCATGTAGCGTGGTTCCGGGCGAATCTCGAACTTCCTATTTGCTGTCCGAATAAACGAGCTTATACGCTGGCTATTTCAGTCGAAACTGAACGATGAAATCTAAAGCAAATGAAAATTGACGTTGTAAACATCAAGAAGGAAGTAATTAAGCTCCTAGATTAATCTAGTAGCTTTTATAAATTTCCTTCTAGAATTTCTAAGTACAATTAATCCCGGCAATGTATGGGAAATTAGTGGGTGGTTCATTTTGGATATCGTTGTACTTTCTATTATGCCTCGTGTGGAaggttaattgaaaataaatggaaattaagcgaatataaataaatgattccatgaaataatatactataagtatCATATGTACTAGCATCGTTCACGCCacgaaataacgaaatataatttttgttatgtttgtggaaaaatttaataagtttgaatatttgaaacgtAAAAAGATAGAATCaatgaataattaaagaaattcaaaATTGGATGAATAAATGGTGGGCGCCAATAAATAGTTAACAGCCATGTGGCGCTAGTGTCGCGTCACCGGTCTTCATAATATCAACGAAgttccaaatatttttatatgcctgtgtatttctttttttctctatcAAATATGTTGAGTATCGGCGttatcaaaaaaagaaagaagtagtAGTGACATGGatttataagtcataacgtcaTCGTCACTTCTATCAGATAATCGCCAGAACAAGTTACACAAGGCAAGGCGTTTACCATGTAATGATGATATTCGATATTTGAAAAGCTATTTTATGAAATGACTTATTTCaacgtattaatttttatttcatacaagttatgaattttgaaaatactaTTAAATGTTGATAGCCGTAAAGTATGTATATTGATTGGACTCGACAAAAGTTAAGAATATCTATAAATGTTGACTTACTAGTAATACGTgttgacaaatgtttaaaaGCTGATGATGTTGAAAGATGTTAACAAGCTTAAATGTTGACCAACGTTAAAGCTGTTGACAGATATCGAAGACATAAATGCATGTTGACATTGTTGGTAGATGTTGACAGATTccctaataatattaaaaatttacccAGTAAAAGCACCAAATTCATGATAATATTTCAAAGTTATTGCTATTTCACATGATTAAAACTAGACAATCGAACAATTCGTTCTCTTCAGTGTATTTATCGAGTTTTAGAAACGATCTCTCATTTCTTGTCACAGTGAAGAACATTCCAATAATTCTTTATGTGTGAAGACGTTACATCACTAGCTGGCGATATGCTAATgccataaaaatttatttatcgtacgTGTTTCTACCTCGTGACATCAGACCTTCGACTAGACTTAAATGGCTGTATAGCAagcattaaatttaatttggCAGATGTTTACTCTATAAAAGCTACAAATGTTTTAAACAATTTTGTAACTCATTTTCGATCGAATCATACTTTTCTATCGCATGGAGAATAACCATTTGTTTATATTTGGGGAGAATTAAAATCTTAGATCATTCTTaaactattaaaaatttgtttcgcggCCGAGACCACAGAGAAACTCACACAGGGAAGTTTGAATTAAAAAGTTATGAATTACAGCCGCTAAtactttcttaaaaaattatcgtCTCTTCTGTCACGGTCATACAACGTACgtttaatttatgtaaattcattctAACGTACACATTACATAGCCCGCGTCCCTATGAAAACGTCACGGTTCGTGCTCGACTGCATAATTGCATCGTAGTTTATGTACAAACGATCATCTAATCAACTTGAAAACGATGCATGCTTAATCATGCTACAAGCAAATTATGATTTATTTGAATTCGTGAACATATTTTATTCAAGTATAATTGTATTACTCTATTATTATCgacattatttctattttacttGCTATTTTAATCTTAGCTTCTACGGAAGTTACTATAATGGTACAATTTGTCTGTCCTCTTgcgtttccctttctttcttctctttctaaaATGAGATTACCTATTTCACCCATCAGTATCATTCGATCAAACGAATTCTAAATTACCTTTACTTAacaatttccaaatttaaaaaaggtgttattattattaatataaagtttaattttatatgtaaatttatatatattcgaTTACAATCAATAACTTAATTGCTACGCCATTGGTAGGTACATTCCCGCTCAGAAgaacatatgtacgtataatatCTGGCCACTTGCTTTTGACAGATAATATATCACGAAACTTTACAATTGCAAAACAAGTAACGATAAAAATTTGCGTATTGTTACTATAAGTCGATCATGTCGCatacatttgtaaaaaaaattctGCTCTATACTCATATACTTATTGTTAACGTTATTATATAAAAGAACGGACACAAAATGTTCGCGATACGCGATAAGAGTCCTGGCAGTTAAAGTGGTCTTGAGTTAACAGCTGAATCAGTTCGGTGTCGCCATTCGTAGACGTCCAATCGTTCTTCATTCGTCGTCTCCTCGTTTCGATATCGAGTCGTGATTTTCGTCAATTTTTCATGATATTGACTTTGGTGAAAGAAGTCATGAAAGCAGACCAGTGGATCAACggtcattgaaaaatgaaaGGGACAACCGTGTCAGGCAATTATTATTATGGTACGTTGAATTTAACCAGTTGTAATTTAATTTGTGAATCAATAGATCGTAAAACGTGGATAAAGGATCACATTTGAGTTTCTAACGAAGTTTCTGATTAGAGGCCATTGAATAGGATTAGGCGTTGATAGGTTAAAATCTCTGTATCTTTTTATCGAAAGTGATTATGGGTGTGGTAGTCTTCTCATGGTAGAAGAACGATTTGGAAACTGCCATATCTACGCAAGTTTATCTTAACAGATAGATTATCTATCGAAATCCTGCCGCGCATTCCATGTAATTAGAGCTCCATGAGTATCGTTTACTATTTAGCTGTTCGTCGGCTAAGCTCGTACGATTTAATCGACCCGTGTTTTCTATCGGGATTTGCTGTCTTTTTGTGTTTAAACAACTTTTAagcttatttttaaatatagaggCTTGATTTGTTTGATGTAATTTGAGGGCATTTATAGGATTTAATAACTGATTTGGTTATAGTTTGAATTGGAGATGAATCAAGCCGGAAAaggttaaatatttttaaaattataattagaaattaaaagtttTTCTTAAAAAGTAGACAAAGTATTCAAATGTATCtactaaaaaataatatttgtaccaGTTACATTCTATTTTAACTCTAAATACATACATTTGTTCTGTACAATTCTATTATAGTGAAATCCATCATGGCTGCTTTTTAACCTTACATTACGGAACACACAAAATTCTATAGTCTATCCCTAGATtctatacaaattattttaagttCTTCCATAGTTACCCTGGTTCAATCTCTCTTCGTTACTGAAATACTTATTGCATAAGTACTGaacaatttttccaaaaattattaCGTTCAATTCTTAATCTAATTTCCTAGAAAAATCGTAATATCAtgcattatatgtattttacttCGGACAAGTTCAGAAGTAAGGTTTGCTGAAAACTACAAGGAACGTGTGCAAGTAGTTGTGTTTGCAGACGTTACGCTCGAAGAATCCGCAAGCGTATATACGCGCGTGCGTTACAATCGCGTTACATGGTTTCCAACGGCTTAGAAAAGCGACGAACAGCTTCAGACAGAGACAGAGTTTAAGCATTTTAATCAAATCTACGATGTTACCTGCTTGTCATTGCCCTCTCGGTTTGCACGTAGCCATCTATTGGCACGCTTTTCAGTGCGAACGCGAGCTAACCACTGAGGTTGCTGTTTCTCCTCATTGGCGTATATAATCGCATTTTTCTTCTCTTGAATATCTAcattttttgttgttttctcTTGTTGTTTAGAACAGTAAAAAGTTCCTTACAATTAGGTTCTTGCAGaaaaaaatactttttcaaaacaaacataaatattatttaagttTAAATTAGTAGATACTTTAGATTAAGTTTCAACGAAGGAAAGTAAGTTAAACTTGATTTACATTTAAACGAAAAGTTCGTCTTTACTAGATTTTATGAAAGGAGAATATCTTTCATAGCAATATTCACGTTGTTCGACTATAATTAAGTACAGATTTTAAGTTAGCTTCAAATGACACAACATAGGTTTCATTTCATTCACATTCGAATAAAAAGTTTCTTTAACTATATATCctgtgaaacaaaaatatttttcaaggtaACATTgatgttaattaatttcataggTATTTTAGGTTAGGTTCTAAGTGTTTCAAAGTGGATTAAATTTGGTTTACATTTCAATTATTATGCTTGTTTAACAGGATGTATGGAAGTTAAGAGGTTAGATTTTACTAGTGACTCATTCTAGTGAAGTTATGATGAATATATACTGTATATCATATGATAAACATAATGtgtatcatttatattttatattgccctTACTATCTTTAAAACAATATATTCCGATGATGTATCGTGTAAATatcgtttttcaaatatttaactttaaacttctcgattgtCGTTATCTAAAAGGAGTGCAAGAATTCTCAGGTGTGACATATCTACAAACAACATATCTTCACTGAAGAATTCGTGTTAATTGGCGAGTCATTTTGCAATGAAAACTAGCTTCTTTTGCCAGACATCAATTTCAAAATAGCATTGCATTAACATAATGAACACTCTTATCGAATATGTTTTTCAACGACAACACGCGTTGTATATGTAGACATAAACGATCACAGCACGAACGTATTTAGTTATGAGCTCAATTAATTGTAATGCCTCCAGTCACTGCTTAGATACATAGCGTCAATAATGAAGGATATAAATACTATTCAAATAAGCGTCGTTCGGTGAACTAATCGGAATAAATTGTTTGTGCTAACGATTTGTAATCCATTTGCAATTCTTATTTCCCCTCAAttgtttaaatagaaaaattcatttaataaattaataaaattagaattttgttCGTATATGTTGTCGGTGGAATAATTTGTGTTTTCGAATTGgagataattttaaattagagTATTATTGATAATAAGCTGTAGTGgaagtttatataatttttagatGATAATTGTAAAGCccaaatacatatgtatctgGAACAGAAGATCAGTATACTTATTAATCGAAGTAGCACATAGAGTAATAAATGGAAGTTTTAGTAGCCGGAAAACTACGTCTTTAAATTGGATTCCGTCGTTTTATTATCCATAAATTTCCATTGTTTTATCTCTAACTCACTTAAAAAGAATGTTTTTGCGTATCTTACTTTAGCGTTAAAAAAATACTACAGAAAGattagaagaaatatttaaaaagttcgTTAAAGAAGTGTTTGAACAATcttattaaatatcaaaatgttCTATAAGCTGGTAACAATATTAAGGGttagattaaaattatataaaattcattcaACATAAAATTACACGAAGTAAAAGGAGAATTGTGCCACAGTGTGCTCGACTATTTCAATCACGAGCTATCGCCAGGTTCCGATAAGGTATCTTCCCTGAGAGTGAAAGAATCATTTCCATCGTcgtagaaatagaaaattatccATCATTAGTGAAAGTCATCAgggttattttattgaattcttCTGTGTAATAATGTTTTTGTCGTcttggaaaaaatataaaatacttaaaaagATTAATCTCTTGAACGATAATTCTGCGATATGAGTTGATTATTGGATATACATCAATACGATAAAACACACTGTTGGAGTTTGAACACCTTAAACTGTAATAAGTATGATTCGTGTCTTTGAAAAACTTTCGTTTTATCCGTCATTTTTAGCGAGTTATGAGTTTATTATCCGCCTCATTTCGTACCATTCAGACAACTGTCATCAGTTTTTTAATGTGCTTACTGATTACATTGGCAAGTTAACAGTATATGTTTTTGaaaatgtatgaattttttGCTAACTTATAGTTCTGTCTCTCTTTAATAATCTGTAACACATGCACATATATACGAGGAATAATccgaaataagaagaaaatgtatGTATGTCAGAACATTAAAAGTAAAGCAACATTAAAAGTACAAATAATATAGCGAGCGGTGTAGAGAAAAATGCTTAAGGATAAAAGATATTGaagataaaaaatgtaaatatgacGAAATTCTAGAACTCTTCTTGTActtgtttttaaaaaaaaattcttgaACTATATTATCTATTTTTGGATTATCTTGTATAACATATTTGCTAAGGTAATTttgttactaaatttttacgatgttTTATTGTGTGATGATCCTTTATCTTTGATAAATTATCGGATGAATCGTGATCGAGGATTATATGATACGTAATTGTCTAAAGAGATCAAGAGATCAAGAGATGAAAAGATCAAAAGATCATAAATCTactaaagaatttaaaaacttGATATACCCCTTGCGTCTTACGATCATGTTTTCGTATAAATTAACGATCAAAAT comes from the Bombus terrestris chromosome 8, iyBomTerr1.2, whole genome shotgun sequence genome and includes:
- the LOC100651807 gene encoding jerky protein homolog-like produces the protein MSGKRKKVTVTIAKKLKALYRIDKGEPLRSIAIDLGVGISTVSDWKKNRKEIEDFCAKMVSRDSLGNRGTIKKAKNVTLDDALYMWYIQELENGIPMSGPILRKKALSLNKKLGGDPTFTASVGWLGRWKARHGIKLTLCSQSLLEDAITNGNSDRLLLEDDIVSARLSTQDEDDIQDSFIDRCHQEETDINHLEATTMLEKLITYFEQQNDTLENDLMTLQHLHNRVSKKYLLTLKQETTVL